The following are from one region of the Epinephelus fuscoguttatus linkage group LG11, E.fuscoguttatus.final_Chr_v1 genome:
- the kcnk13b gene encoding potassium channel subfamily K member 13b, giving the protein MACRSGCCCGSGPINEDNARFLLLALFIIIYLLCGAAVFSALEQPKEREAKERWAQRFEHFSQKYNLSKKDLNNFLRNYEEANVAGIRVDTIRPRWDFTGAFYFVGTVVSTIGFGMTTPATIGGKVFLMFYGLLGCAATILFFNLFLERVITVIAVVLKSCHERRHHKAVFPPNGRRVSEGNRAGGAGGSGGGKGEDLAGWKPSVYCVMLILGAAAILVSCCASLMYSAAEGWGYLDSLYFCFVAFSTIGFGDMVSSQRVVYEGHATAAYRVGNFFFILTGVCCIYSLFNVISIVIKQVLNWLLRRLEAPCRCCFPRRGHHPHRHPRRNVVAPGHLRARRDPSIETDAINESETDTGRRMSGEMISMRDFLAANKVNLAIMQKQLSEMAIGHPRQSGSSSRQNGFSGGVGALGIMNNRLAETSVDR; this is encoded by the exons ATGGCATGTAGGAgcggctgctgctgcggctCCGGTCCAATAAACGAGGATAACGCGAGGTTCCTGCTGCTGGCTTTGTTCATCATCATCTATCTGCTGTGCGGGGCCGCAGTGTTCTCTGCGCTGGAGCAGCCGAAGGAGCGGGAGGCGAAGGAGCGCTGGGCGCAGAGGTTTGAGCATTTCAGCCAGAAGTACAACCTGAGTAAGAAGGACCTCAACAACTTCCTCAGGAACTACGAGGAGGCGAACGTGGCCGGGATCCGTGTGGACACGATCAGACCTCGATGGGACTTCACCGGCGCGTTTTACTTCGTGGGAACTGTGGTGTCAACCATTg GGTTTGGGATGACCACTCCTGCCACCATTGGAGGGAAAGTCTTCCTGATGTTCTACGGCCTGCTGGGCTGCGCGGCCACCATCCTCTTCTTCAACCTCTTTCTGGAACGTGTCATCACCGTCATCGCCGTCGTCCTCAAGTCCTGTCACGAGCGACGCCATCACAAAGCTGTATTCCCACCAAATGGCCGACGAGTGTCTGAGGGGAACAGAGCAGGTGGAGCGGGGGGGAGTGGAGGAGGCAAAGGAGAGGATCTGGCCGGCTGGAAGCCTTCGGTCTACTGCGTCATGCTCATATTAGGagcagcagccatcttggtGTCCTGCTGCGCCTCGCTCATGTACTCGGCAGCCGAGGGCTGGGGCTACCTGGACTCACTCTACTTCTGCTTTGTGGCCTTCAGTACCATCGGTTTTGGAGACATGGTGAGCAGCCAGCGGGTCGTCTACGAGGGCCACGCCACAGCTGCGTATCGAGTGGGCAACTTCTTCTTCATCCTGACCGGTGTCTGTTGCATCTACTCCCTTTTCAACGTCATCTCCATCGTCATCAAGCAAGTCCTCAACTGGCTGCTGAGGAGGCTGGAGGCCCCCTGCCGCTGCTGTTTCCCCAGGAGGGGTCACCACCCGCACCGGCACCCTCGACGGAACGTGGTGGCCCCGGGCCACCTGCGTGCCCGCAGGGACCCCTCCATCGAGACAGACGCCATCAATGAGAGCGAGACTGACACTGGGCGCAGGATGTCTGGGGAGATGATCTCCATGAGGGACTTCCTGGCAGCAAACAAG GTGAATCTGGCTATTATGCAAAAGCAGCTTTCGGAGATGGCCATTGGGCACCCGCGCCAGTCCGGCTCCAGTTCACGTCAGAACGGGTTTTCGGGAGGGGTGGGCGCCCTTGGCATCATGAACAATAGGCTGGCAGAGACAAGCGTGGACAGATAG